The Rosa rugosa chromosome 1, drRosRugo1.1, whole genome shotgun sequence genomic sequence ACAACTGCATGGCTTAGCTCAGTGTTACTTTCCTCACCAGTCACCTGGACCAGCTCCGACTGATCGAAACCAATGTCATCATCCCCACTGATCATATGCAAAGCAGTGACCTCATTTTCAACAGGATATAATGGCAAATGATCCTCCTCCCTATGTGCATGATACGATTGTAATCGATCAACAGCAACGGTGGCACCAGAAAACGGAGATTGATCACCTTCACTAGCAGTGTGATATTGTACTGGATGATCCTTCCGCAAACGTTTTCCTGCACCTTTTCTTCTTACCCTCTCCTTCCCTCTTATCCTTTTGCCAAGTTCATTGTGTGGGGAGGGCGACACTCTGGCTGGACCACCAATCTGGTCCCTCAAACATTCATGGGCAATATACCTGATCCTAGATATTAACTCAACTTGTTCAGGATCCAAACCCTTTGTTGAGAATGTATCAGCTATGTGTGCAATATCTCTCAAACCAGCATTCTGCAAAAGTTAATAATGTAACCATATAAGAATACTGATTGCTTTACCATCACACTTGACAACAACCATAAGAATTATAATAATTGGTCTTACCGTTCTTTGAAACTCagatgagagagagataggCCTCCCAACAAATTTACGTGTAATTTTCAGGTACCACTGCATGTACTCATTTTCATCTGCATCATCATCCTCTTCCACAATATGGAACCGACGTTCGAACCATTCATTAAGCTCTGACTCCATTTTCGCTGACAAATCAACCCCACCATCAACTCCGCGACTTTTTCGCTCCCATCGCTCTACATCCTCTGGGATTGACTGGGGAATGCCAAATTGCCTTAGACAACGATTTGGGAGATGCCTTTctgctttgtcaaagcaaattaGCATTGTTTTCGACCTTCCTAGAATCAGATTACTCGTTATTTCTTTTGGGATAACACTACTGTCCAGATGTCTATAAGGACGCCACTCCACCTATAGTCAACACCATACCAAATGTATTACACTTCAACACTAAACtatgggaattttttttttttggtctgatggGAGTATAAATTATGTAAGTTATcaacagagaaaagaaaaaggagaaaactTACATCGCATTCTTTCAGGGAATCCAGAACTTTACGGTAAAAAACTACATCTCGGTTTGTTGTGGGCCCACTTTGTTTTCCTTTCCAGCTAAGCACAAAAGGACAACGATTATGCATTGAATCTTGATTGAGCTTTGGTCGTCCAATATTCAGGTGAAAGTAACTCCAGCACTGttataataaataaatacatACAATCAAAATAGCATAGACAAGAAACAGTCACCAATAAAAAGCGAAGGAGTACTAAAAGCTAGCAAATGAGAAATAAACAGAGTAAAAAGGCATGTAAATAACCTGAAGAAGTGTCAAACAACCACTAATCGTACTTTGAGATCTCAGAGAGGCATTGCCAAGTGCCCTGTACAAAAATGCCAAGGCTGCTGCTCCCCAGGCATATTTCCCACATTGGTCTAAATCTCCAAACAATGGAAGGTACATGACAGGGACTTTATTCCCAGTGGTAGTGGAAAATATTGTACTTCCAACAAGATATAAGAGGTAGGCACGTGTGTGGTACTCAATCACTTCAAGTGGAGCATCTTCAGGACAACGCGAAAAGAACTCTTTCAACCAGCTTAGCTTTACCATTCCACCACTAATATAACTAGACTCTGGTGTTTTTCCAAGAAATTTTTCACAAACTGAGTTACAGGTGGTATATGTTACACCCATTACAGGGTCTCCATCAATTGATAGTCCAAGCAATAGTGCAACATCCTTCAGGGTTACTGTCATTTCTCCAACATTCAGGTGAAAAGTGTTGGTTTCCCTCCTCCATCTTTCAACTAGTGCCGAAATCAGTGGGTTGTCCAGACTAATAGCAGGAATCAATCTTAAATAACCAAATCCAGCCTTCTCTACCAACTCCAACTGTGTTTCCGTTAGAGTCCATTGATCGAGCTTTGACGTGTGTTCATGGCATCTAAGTGCACCACGCTCCTGTAGGTTTTATCCCCATCCAGATTGGTAAAACATTTTAGCAAATACAAAAggaacaataaataaataaaaagcctTATTTAACAGTCTACCGCACCTGTCCATCCCAAACAGCTGAGGAGACATGCTTCTCCTGATCATAAAGCACCGAACCATCAATTGGTCCAGGATTTGTCCCATAAGGGTCTACCATTGATAGTTCCTCCATTACTTACGCTGACATAAAACTATCCACCACGTACAGAGAATATTACTATTTCCGTAAAATAACTAAAGAGCACAATCTAAGTTCATAATAACATATGTAATCTATTTAAATCTGTATTAGAAATTCAGAAGGAAATAAGTATGCTCAACCTATATCAAATCCACAATGTATGAGCTTTAGCTCTAGTCAGCTTGACTTGCATCTGGTGCTTTCCAATATGTCCTATACTAGAATTTAAAGATGATTCGAGAAGGAAAAGTCTGCAACTTCAGTTGATTCTGACTCGACCAATTCTAATATTAAAACTCGTCTCTTTTTCATACTATAATTAATCCCAATAATTTTCATAACATGACACAAATGCAGACCGATACACAAGTTCTGCTTATAAAATGAATACTAAACACTTTTATTGGGAAACATTAATTCATTACAGACATGAAAGAACAAAGATATCATTTGACAATAGCTTTCCTAGTGTGTCTTTAAATCAGTCTCAAGCATCTTCCTTTCTTTCTCATGTTTTACAGAAACCAAATTGTAAGAGACTCAAGGAACAACATCACATTTCCTCAAGAGGAACATAAATGAATGGAATTCATCATAGAAACAAATATAGCCTGGAGCATAACTTGTCCCTCCAAAAACACTTCCCATTACATAGAATGGACTTAATTCTTGAAGTTACGAAAAAGTTCCATGAGAACAACGAAGATTACGCTATACTTTAACATTTTTCAAACAAATAACGCTAGGTGAACTGATATTCTTTATCTCTTTAAAGTAATAAAATGTGATGGGTAATACAAGATAGATTTCCCTTTCTTTCACATTGGCACtataaattaaatgaagaaatccAGAAAATCTCCACGCCCCCAAATTAGTCAACAGAAATTGAACAGAGAGTTCACTTAGTCTTCCGCAGCAAGTAAGAAGAAAAATGCTACACTAAGTCCTCAAGTTCATGAACTACTGAACCTCTTTCAAACATTATCCTTTCACTTCACTTGTGTTTTCCTCAATCCAAACAGAATCTACTTGTTCATCTTCTTGAATTACTTGCTTCTCACGAACAAGGGGATAGAAACAAAACCACTAAAACATGCTTCCTTTATTGAAATTCATCAAAAGATGCACTTATCCAGAAACCAATACAAGATGCACTTATCCCTAAAATTCCACTTGATCATCTTCATCTACCTTCACCACATATATATTATCCTAAACAAACTCTCATCTCCATTTGTCCATCAAAACAAATGGGGAAAAGCTTGAAGCTCAAAACGAAAACCCTAATCAGAAATCCACAATCACAAGTATTCAGAGCTCAACCCGCTACTCATTTTCATTGGAAATCCACAAAATTAAGCTACCGCAAACACACAAGTAACCCCAgcacccaaaatcaaaacccctAATTGAAAATTCAGAGTCAGTAAGTAATCCCTTCGGTTCGTTTTTGGCTTTACTCTGAAATTCAAGTGGAGGCTAAAACAATGGCGGTGTTGAGAAGCGAAA encodes the following:
- the LOC133725665 gene encoding protein MAIN-LIKE 2 gives rise to the protein MEELSMVDPYGTNPGPIDGSVLYDQEKHVSSAVWDGQERGALRCHEHTSKLDQWTLTETQLELVEKAGFGYLRLIPAISLDNPLISALVERWRRETNTFHLNVGEMTVTLKDVALLLGLSIDGDPVMGVTYTTCNSVCEKFLGKTPESSYISGGMVKLSWLKEFFSRCPEDAPLEVIEYHTRAYLLYLVGSTIFSTTTGNKVPVMYLPLFGDLDQCGKYAWGAAALAFLYRALGNASLRSQSTISGCLTLLQCWSYFHLNIGRPKLNQDSMHNRCPFVLSWKGKQSGPTTNRDVVFYRKVLDSLKECDVEWRPYRHLDSSVIPKEITSNLILGRSKTMLICFDKAERHLPNRCLRQFGIPQSIPEDVERWERKSRGVDGGVDLSAKMESELNEWFERRFHIVEEDDDADENEYMQWYLKITRKFVGRPISLSSEFQRTNAGLRDIAHIADTFSTKGLDPEQVELISRIRYIAHECLRDQIGGPARVSPSPHNELGKRIRGKERVRRKGAGKRLRKDHPVQYHTASEGDQSPFSGATVAVDRLQSYHAHREEDHLPLYPVENEVTALHMISGDDDIGFDQSELVQVTGEESNTELSHAVVKVDETHLFEATEKINDSQICNAMNEVKDFRISTKVDSQICNATTVIDSQLCDAPEEVINSQICNAEQEVDDSHACDATQEATDSRLSAASEKVDDSELPELTTESDRQTAKLETEVPESSLEIPQDIANQSNYSVVV